One Littorina saxatilis isolate snail1 linkage group LG1, US_GU_Lsax_2.0, whole genome shotgun sequence genomic window carries:
- the LOC138945524 gene encoding neuronal acetylcholine receptor subunit alpha-10-like, whose product MPKPQQAESVGAASLGMANVLGLCCLWIAVFTLPVSGGTTMGPEHKLFMKLFNNYSSESRPVTNASHPVTVKFAISFNQLLDLDEKNQILTTSVWIYEDWIDENLMWKPKHFNGQRSLMIPSNYIWLPDIFIFNIAGESIDGFVNVTGSKVAVQHTGHVRWMVPLIVNSACAVDVTYFPYDQQICEVKFGSWVYDLAQLDLRLTLERPDLEQYVMNSEYDLVNVSLIREVLDSSCCPGDGLHPMVNFKIHLSRKSLYYDYIVIAPTIMLCVLTLASFLLPCHKGEKIAIGLTVFLTLYVLQLRIADNVPDTESTPILSVFLFMVMTFNCISLIMATIVMNIKKRGDEKQCPDVPTWMLWLCHNVLSKIVCTRYLWRDDIPQPSNNKEDAVYGHVMGRDANVITDDTATSEFLTPMTSSATSHLRQRRGQKPRATDEGEGEASEGEEDMIVSPAERMFHMKRQWFFVAEVADKFAFLIYLISMAFTIFMILYVVPVHMRNDPVMT is encoded by the exons ATGCCGAAGCCACAACAAGCAGAGAGTGTGGGTGCTGCCAGCTTGGGAATGGCGAACGTTCTAGGGCTGTGCTGTTTATGGATTGCTGTGTTTACTTTGCCAG TGAGCGGTGGCACCACGATGGGACCTGAACACAAACTGTTCATGAAGCTGTTCAACAACTACAGCTCTGAGTCCAGACCTGTCACCAACGCCAGTCACCCTGTCACTGTCAAGTTCGCCATCTCCTTCAACCAGCTTCTCGATTTG GACGAGAAAAATCAGATCTTGACGACGTCAGTATGGATTTATGAG GACTGGATAGACGAAAACCTGATGTGGAAACCCAAGCATTTCAACGGTCAGAGATCACTGATGATTCCATCAAACTACATCTGGTTGCCTGACATCTTTATCTTCAACAT AGCCGGAGAGAGTATTGACGGCTTTGTCAACGTGACCGGCAGCAAGGTGGCCGTCCAACACACCGGTCACGTCAGGTGGATGGTGCCGCTCATCGTCAACAGCGCATGCGCAGTCGACGTGACCTACTTTCCCTACGACCAGCAGATCTGCGAGGTCAAATTTGGTTCGTGGGTCTACGACCTTGCACAGCTCGACCTTCGCCTGACCTTGGAACGTCCTGACCTTGAACAATACGTCATGAACAGCGAGTACGATCTAGTCAACGTGTCGTTGATCCGGGAAGTGCTTGACAGCTCCTGTTGCCCCGGAGACGGCCTTCACCCCATGGTCAACTTCAAGATTCACCTCAGTAGAAAATCGCTGTACTATGACTACATCGTCATCGCGCCAACCATCATGCTTTGCGTGCTGACCTTGGCCTCCTTTCTGCTTCCGTGTCACAAGGGGGAGAAGATCGCCATCGGCCTGACGGTGTTTCTCACGCTGTACGTTCTGCAGCTGCGTATCGCTGACAACGTCCCCGACACCGAGTCTACACCCATTCTCA GTGTGTTTCTGTTCATGGTGATGACGTTCAACTGCATCTCCCTCATCATGGCTACCATCGTCATGAACATCAAAAAACGTGGCGACGAGAAACAGTGCCCGGATGTCCCGACTTGGATGCTGTGGCTCTGTCACAATGTTCTCAGCAA AATCGTGTGCACCAGATATCTTTGGAGAGATGACATTCCTCAGCCAAGCAACAACAAAGAGGATGCCGTGTATGGCCATGTCATGGGCCGCGATGCTAACGTCATCACTGATGACACAGCCACGTCAGAGTTTCTCACGCCGATGACGTCATCAGCTACTTCCCACCTGAGACAGAGGAGGGGACAGAAACCGAGAGCAACTGACGAGGGCGAAGGGGAGGCCAGTGAAGGGGAAGAGGACATGATTGTTTCCCCTGCGGAGAGAATGTTTCACATGAAGCGGCAGTGGTTCTTCGTGGCGGAGGTGGCGGACAAGTTCGCCTTCCTCATCTACCTCATCAGCATGGCCTTCACTATCTTCATGATCTTGTACGTCGTGCCTGTCCACATGCGCAACGACCCCGTCATGACCTAA